The Schistocerca piceifrons isolate TAMUIC-IGC-003096 chromosome 5, iqSchPice1.1, whole genome shotgun sequence genome has a segment encoding these proteins:
- the LOC124799272 gene encoding ejaculatory bulb-specific protein 3-like: MSRLTLVVVLACVGLVAAQTPVSQLGRVDTDALLADSAKLEALMKCLLDDSDGSCTADGKIVRRLSEETVKNNCAGCTEPQKADILKFMVYISNEKPEFVTKMNSKYDPTGEFRAKYGDAYRAKGVKF, encoded by the exons ATGTCCCGCCTGACGCTCGTTGTCGTGCTCGCTTGCGTGGGGCTCGTGGCCGCCCAGACGCCGGTGTCGCAGCTGGGCCGCGTCGACACCGACGCGCTGCTGGCCGACTCCGCCAAGCTGGAGGCGCTTATGAAGTGCCTCCTCGACGACTCGGACGGCTCCTGCACCGCCGACGGAAAAATTGTGAGAC GCTTGTCTGAGGAGACTGTAAAAAATAACTGCGCCGGCTGTACCGAACCTCAGAAAGCGGATATTTTGAAGTTCATGGTGTACATCAGCAACGAGAAACCAGAGTTCGTGACGAAGATGAATTCCAAGTACGACCCTACAGGAGAATTCCGCGCCAAGTATGGAGACGCCTACAGGGCTAAGGGTGTCAAGTTTTAA